In Paenibacillus sp. FSL R7-0345, a single window of DNA contains:
- a CDS encoding LutB/LldF family L-lactate oxidation iron-sulfur protein, with the protein MSLQTDKREFGERTADGIGNTFMRSAVSSAQDSLKTRRLTAATTLGDWEQWRLVGQKIRQHTLQNLDFYLNQLADNVEKKGGHVYFAATKEEASSYIRDVVIRKQAKKIVKSKSMVTEEIEMNKVLIEAGCELIETDLGEYILQIDDWDPPSHIVAPALHKDRNQIKRVFTEKLGYTGDESPEKLARFARAVLRQKFLEADVGITGCNFAVANLGAINLVTNEGNGDLTAAIPKTQIAVMGMERIVPTLEEMEVLDNLLCRSAVGQKLTSYITVMGPKLAGEVDGPEEFHLVIVDNGRSDILGSEFNEALQCIRCGACLNVCPVYRHIGGHAYGSIYPGPIGAVITPLLGGYDDYKELPFASSLCGACTDVCPVKIPLHEQLIVHRQNIVKEKRTGAVDRFQMKAASRLLSSPSLFGKALRFANPGSKMMSKHGRIVRGPGLIQGWVSVRDLKQPVKQEDSFRTWMKDRKGGSSK; encoded by the coding sequence ATGAGTCTGCAGACAGATAAACGGGAGTTCGGCGAGCGAACGGCGGACGGCATAGGCAATACTTTTATGCGGAGTGCCGTAAGCTCTGCGCAGGACAGCCTCAAGACCAGACGCCTTACTGCCGCCACCACACTCGGCGACTGGGAGCAGTGGCGGCTGGTCGGCCAGAAGATCCGTCAGCACACGCTGCAGAATCTCGATTTTTACCTGAACCAGCTTGCTGACAATGTTGAGAAAAAAGGCGGGCATGTCTATTTTGCCGCAACCAAAGAAGAAGCCAGCAGCTATATCCGTGATGTTGTCATTCGGAAGCAGGCCAAAAAAATCGTCAAATCAAAGTCGATGGTTACCGAGGAAATTGAAATGAACAAGGTGCTCATTGAAGCCGGCTGCGAGCTGATCGAGACCGACCTTGGCGAATATATACTGCAGATTGATGACTGGGACCCGCCGTCACATATTGTGGCGCCTGCCCTGCACAAGGACCGTAACCAGATTAAACGGGTATTCACCGAAAAGCTTGGCTACACCGGAGATGAGAGTCCCGAAAAGCTGGCGCGCTTCGCCAGGGCCGTCCTGCGGCAGAAGTTCCTGGAGGCGGATGTCGGTATCACTGGCTGCAACTTTGCTGTCGCCAATCTTGGGGCGATTAATCTGGTGACTAATGAGGGCAACGGAGACCTTACGGCGGCCATACCTAAAACACAAATCGCTGTAATGGGGATGGAACGGATTGTTCCTACGCTGGAAGAAATGGAGGTGCTGGATAATCTGCTCTGCCGCAGTGCTGTCGGGCAGAAGCTGACCAGCTATATCACCGTTATGGGTCCCAAGCTCGCGGGTGAAGTTGACGGCCCGGAAGAATTTCATCTTGTTATAGTAGATAACGGGCGCTCAGACATTCTGGGAAGCGAATTCAATGAAGCGTTACAGTGTATCCGCTGCGGCGCCTGCCTGAATGTCTGTCCGGTCTACCGCCATATCGGCGGGCATGCTTACGGCTCCATCTATCCCGGCCCGATTGGGGCAGTCATTACACCTCTGCTTGGCGGATATGATGATTACAAGGAACTGCCCTTTGCCTCCAGTCTTTGCGGAGCTTGTACAGATGTCTGTCCGGTCAAAATTCCGCTGCACGAGCAGCTCATTGTACACCGGCAGAATATCGTGAAGGAAAAGCGTACCGGAGCTGTGGACCGCTTCCAGATGAAGGCCGCCAGCCGGCTGCTCTCCTCCCCTTCCCTGTTCGGCAAGGCACTGCGGTTTGCCAATCCCGGCAGCAAGATGATGAGCAAGCATGGCCGGATTGTCAGAGGCCCGGGGCTGATCCAGGGCTGGGTCAGTGTCCGTGATCTCAAGCAGCCGGTCAAGCAGGAGGACAGCTTCCGCACCTGGATGAAAGACCGCAAAGGAGGTTCCAGCAAATGA
- a CDS encoding (Fe-S)-binding protein: MKVSIFSTCLIDLMTPSAGKAMVEVLERLGCELDFPASQVCCGQPTYNSGYLEDSKLAMKNMMLAFEHSEYVVGPSGSCIAMFHEYPKIFKGDPDWELKAVALKEKSYEFTQFIVRVLGITDVGARLEGTATYHRSCHMTRLLGEKETPYQLLEQVRGLQLEPLKNSDNCCGFGGTFSVKMPEISGQMVDEKCDSVLETGADILISADMGCLMNIGGRLSRKGAPVKIMHIAEVLNQTGEPAAATKGGIRS; the protein is encoded by the coding sequence ATGAAAGTTAGCATTTTTTCGACTTGTTTAATAGATCTGATGACCCCGAGTGCGGGAAAAGCAATGGTGGAGGTGCTTGAAAGGCTGGGTTGCGAGCTTGACTTCCCGGCTTCACAGGTCTGCTGCGGCCAGCCCACGTATAACAGCGGTTATCTGGAGGATTCCAAGCTGGCTATGAAAAATATGATGCTCGCCTTTGAGCATTCTGAGTATGTAGTTGGTCCCTCCGGCTCCTGCATTGCTATGTTTCACGAATACCCGAAGATTTTTAAAGGAGATCCGGACTGGGAATTGAAAGCGGTTGCCCTGAAGGAGAAATCGTATGAGTTCACCCAGTTCATTGTCAGAGTGCTGGGAATTACGGATGTCGGGGCAAGGCTTGAAGGCACGGCGACCTATCACCGTTCCTGCCATATGACCAGACTGCTCGGCGAAAAAGAGACCCCTTACCAGCTGCTTGAGCAGGTACGCGGTTTACAGCTGGAGCCGCTCAAGAACAGCGATAACTGCTGCGGCTTCGGCGGAACCTTCTCAGTGAAAATGCCGGAAATCTCCGGCCAGATGGTCGATGAAAAATGCGACAGCGTGCTGGAAACCGGAGCGGATATTCTGATCAGCGCGGATATGGGCTGTCTTATGAATATCGGCGGCCGCCTGTCCCGTAAAGGAGCACCCGTCAAAATCATGCATATTGCCGAGGTGCTGAACCAGACCGGCGAGCCGGCAGCAGCCACCAAAGGAGGAATCCGCTCATGA
- the aldA gene encoding aldehyde dehydrogenase, giving the protein MEKHLMYINGQFTESETQEWMDVTNPSTDEVISQVPKATKNDVVRAIDAADAAQSAWEETPAVERGRYLHAIADGIRAEADSIARLISEEVGKTLELSTVEVNFTADYLDYMAEWARRYEGEIVQSDRDNENIFVFKRAIGVTTGILPWNFPFFLIARKMAPALITGNTIVVKPSVESPNNAIAFTKIVDKVGLPKGVYNLVTGRGGEVGNELASNPKVGMVSLTGSVPAGQKVMEAAAENIIKVSLELGGKAPAIVMADADLNLAVKAIVDSRVINTGQVCNCAERVYVHESIKDEFTSRLVEAMKEVKYGNPLVDTGIQMGPLINKAAQDSVQQKVDRAVEEGAKVLLGGKKVEGTGSFFEPTVIADATNKMEIVQDEIFGPVIPIVTFATLDEAIELANDSEFGLTSSLYTQNLNVAMKVIKRLKYGETYINRENFEAMQGFHAGWRKSGIGGADGKHGLNEYLQTQVVYLQYDKSVN; this is encoded by the coding sequence GTGGAAAAGCATTTGATGTACATCAACGGCCAATTTACCGAATCAGAAACCCAAGAGTGGATGGATGTCACCAACCCGTCAACCGATGAAGTTATTTCACAGGTGCCTAAAGCGACCAAAAATGATGTCGTGCGTGCGATTGATGCTGCCGATGCAGCACAGTCAGCCTGGGAAGAGACTCCTGCAGTAGAAAGAGGCAGATATCTGCATGCGATTGCAGACGGAATCCGCGCGGAGGCAGACAGCATTGCCAGACTGATTTCCGAGGAAGTCGGAAAGACGCTGGAATTGTCCACAGTAGAAGTGAATTTTACGGCTGACTACCTGGACTATATGGCTGAATGGGCACGCCGCTACGAGGGTGAGATTGTCCAGAGTGACCGCGATAACGAGAATATTTTTGTATTCAAGCGGGCTATCGGGGTTACTACAGGGATTCTGCCATGGAACTTCCCGTTCTTCCTGATCGCCAGAAAGATGGCACCTGCCCTGATCACCGGCAATACGATTGTAGTTAAGCCTAGTGTGGAGTCACCTAATAATGCGATTGCTTTTACCAAAATTGTAGATAAAGTCGGTCTGCCAAAAGGTGTATACAACCTGGTTACAGGCAGAGGCGGTGAGGTCGGCAATGAGTTGGCCAGCAACCCTAAGGTCGGGATGGTCAGCCTGACAGGCAGCGTACCGGCAGGACAAAAGGTCATGGAGGCGGCAGCCGAGAACATTATTAAGGTCAGCCTTGAGCTTGGCGGTAAAGCGCCGGCGATTGTTATGGCAGATGCCGATCTGAATCTGGCGGTGAAGGCAATCGTTGATTCACGCGTCATTAATACAGGCCAGGTGTGTAACTGTGCTGAGCGTGTATATGTACACGAATCCATCAAAGACGAATTCACCTCCCGCCTGGTTGAAGCCATGAAGGAAGTGAAATACGGCAATCCTTTGGTTGATACCGGCATCCAGATGGGACCGCTGATCAACAAAGCCGCTCAGGATTCCGTGCAGCAGAAGGTGGACCGGGCTGTTGAAGAAGGCGCAAAAGTACTGCTCGGCGGTAAAAAGGTTGAGGGCACCGGCAGCTTCTTCGAACCAACGGTTATTGCTGATGCTACCAATAAGATGGAAATTGTGCAGGACGAAATCTTCGGGCCGGTTATTCCGATTGTTACCTTCGCAACACTGGATGAAGCGATTGAGCTGGCGAATGACAGCGAGTTCGGCCTGACCTCTTCGCTGTATACGCAGAACCTGAACGTGGCGATGAAGGTGATCAAACGGCTGAAGTACGGGGAAACCTACATCAACCGCGAAAACTTCGAAGCGATGCAGGGCTTCCACGCCGGCTGGCGCAAATCCGGCATCGGCGGCGCGGACGGCAAGCACGGCTTGAACGAGTATCTGCAGACTCAGGTTGTTTATCTGCAGTATGATAAGTCGGTTAACTGA
- a CDS encoding GNAT family N-acetyltransferase translates to MNIVELDAVHNQRELTRLLEEHRHGADSSIPAYERTMLSLAAYVNDSFAGGVTGDVAWNILNVNLLAVDPAYRGTGLGAALLAEIENRARQLGCKVSELTTMSWQAPHFYQKQGYEIFGEIKDCPNEGHTKYYLKKRL, encoded by the coding sequence TTGAACATTGTAGAATTGGATGCAGTACACAATCAGCGGGAATTAACGAGGTTACTGGAAGAGCACCGCCATGGTGCGGATAGCAGTATTCCAGCCTATGAGCGGACAATGCTCTCCCTTGCGGCTTACGTGAATGACAGCTTTGCGGGCGGGGTAACAGGAGATGTGGCCTGGAACATTCTGAATGTGAACCTGCTGGCAGTCGATCCCGCCTATAGAGGAACCGGACTAGGGGCTGCCCTGCTCGCAGAAATTGAAAACCGTGCCCGGCAGCTCGGCTGCAAAGTAAGTGAGCTGACCACCATGAGCTGGCAGGCGCCGCATTTCTATCAGAAGCAGGGCTACGAGATTTTCGGCGAGATTAAGGATTGCCCGAATGAGGGGCATACGAAGTATTATCTGAAGAAGCGGCTTTAA
- a CDS encoding glycoside hydrolase family 88 protein — protein sequence MLQSKDRIWVDSVIGKITAKLDTVSEKSRHKIPYTTVDGTHDDKATKNVSGFDADGICWWTNGFWGGMLWLMYHETGNEKYKEIANRSEELLDKCFQDFYGLHHDVGFMWLPTSVANYKVTKNPDSRKRALHAANLLAGRFNLAGGFIRAWNDLDEGDTRGWAIIDCMFNIPLLYWATEETGDPRFKQIAMRHADTVMSTFVRPDGSVHHIVEFDPFNGGVVRTFGGQGYADGSSWTRGQTWALYGFMMSYIHTGKEEYLQTAKRIAHYFMANIPEDGVIPLDFRQPAEPKLEDDTAAAIAACGLIEIAKAVGELERELYLNAALKLLRALDERSDWSENNDCIIQRGSEAYHKPRNQHHHAIIYGDYYFMEAIFKLKGNDLYLW from the coding sequence ATGCTACAGAGTAAAGACCGCATTTGGGTAGATTCCGTTATCGGAAAAATAACTGCAAAGCTGGATACCGTCAGCGAAAAATCACGCCACAAAATCCCGTACACCACCGTGGACGGCACGCATGACGACAAGGCGACGAAAAATGTAAGCGGCTTCGACGCAGATGGCATCTGCTGGTGGACGAACGGCTTCTGGGGCGGCATGCTGTGGCTGATGTATCATGAGACCGGAAATGAAAAATATAAGGAAATCGCAAATAGATCCGAGGAGCTGCTCGACAAGTGTTTTCAGGACTTCTATGGTCTGCATCATGATGTGGGCTTCATGTGGCTGCCTACCAGTGTTGCCAACTACAAGGTGACCAAGAATCCGGATTCCCGCAAAAGAGCGCTGCATGCCGCCAATCTGCTGGCCGGCCGGTTTAATCTGGCAGGGGGCTTCATCCGTGCCTGGAATGACCTGGACGAAGGCGATACCAGAGGCTGGGCCATCATCGACTGCATGTTCAACATTCCGCTGCTGTACTGGGCGACCGAGGAGACGGGTGATCCCCGCTTTAAACAGATTGCCATGCGGCATGCCGACACGGTCATGTCTACCTTCGTGCGGCCGGACGGCTCCGTGCACCATATTGTTGAGTTCGATCCGTTCAACGGCGGCGTAGTACGTACATTTGGCGGACAAGGCTATGCGGACGGCTCCTCCTGGACCAGAGGACAGACCTGGGCGCTGTATGGCTTCATGATGAGCTATATCCATACCGGCAAAGAAGAATATCTCCAGACCGCGAAGCGGATTGCCCATTATTTCATGGCTAATATCCCGGAGGACGGTGTCATTCCGCTTGATTTCCGCCAGCCGGCTGAGCCTAAGCTTGAGGATGATACGGCTGCGGCCATTGCCGCCTGCGGATTGATCGAGATCGCCAAGGCTGTAGGAGAGCTTGAGCGTGAGCTGTACCTGAATGCTGCGCTTAAGCTGCTGCGGGCACTTGATGAACGTTCCGACTGGTCGGAGAATAATGACTGTATTATTCAAAGAGGCTCAGAGGCTTATCACAAGCCGCGCAACCAGCATCATCATGCAATTATTTACGGGGACTATTATTTCATGGAAGCTATATTCAAGCTGAAGGGCAATGACCTGTATTTGTGGTAG